The DNA segment AGAGTAAGGTCCCTGCAAAACGAAAAGTGAGGGAAATGAGCTCAGTAATGTGAGGTTtaaccaaaacaaaattttgctGTCTAAGACAGATGACTAAACCAAGAAGACagaattcaagaaaattttaCCACGTGATTATTCTGTGCCTTAGGACCCAACCAAAACATCAGTACAGTAAGTGACAAAATAGGTGCTGATTATCACCTTATCAGTGTCTATTACCCTGAGTGCCAGATCAAGCATCAAAcgaaacaaaattgtctttttGTGGGAGATGGCTACTCTCACATTTCACATTCAGCTACGTTTTTTTCTTGTTACAATAGGATGGTTTTTTTTAGAGGGCTGTATTAATTAAGAAGAGATTATATAAATGTGACAGATGTTTATTTCATGTAAGGAGTTAACACCACTTTTAACACAAAACCTCCagacaataatatttaattttatcatttttttttaatatagaacTTAGATTCATACTTAAATTATTCTGAACAGAGTAATTACGAAGctgtaatatttttcttttatcttgtgGTTTGACCTTAATAACtagttatttttctgttttgtcaTCAGCTTTATTTTCTATTGCATGGGTTATTGTTTTTGTGGGGATGTAGCACTATACGGTGGAGTGGTTTGTTAGACTCTCTTTTCCGGATATTGCTTTATCTGCCTAATACTATTTGGTTTGGCCTAGTAGGCTCATTGAAAAAGTAATCAGACAAAAATAACATActtctctctctaaaattttatctctgccttctctttctttcctttggcAAAGGATACCATTCATAATTCTGGCTTCCCTGTTTCTGGTTATGGACATTCTCCGAGTTGTTCTCCCTGAATCCAAATTTCATCACAGTTTTCTAAGATTTAGACATAGTGACACACCATGTGGAATGCACACTTCATCCCCAAATCCCTGACACGAAACATTGAAAGAGATCACAACAGTTGACATTTAGGAAAAGCAAACATCCCAGCACCCGCTCTAACTTTACCATTTTCATCTACCACTTCCTTCTAGCTACCTTTAGCAGGAAACTCCTTCCCTTCTAATATTCTATTACATCTATCCACCAGTGCATAAATGTGCCCATCCATCCTTATAGCTCCAGTCTATTCTATTATTCACCTTCTGCCTAAGAAGGCCTTATATCCCTAGAAGATTAGAAAGGTTTGCACGCTATGAAGCCCAGATACGGATACGGACAAAGATGCAACACGGATAAGGACACGGAGCTAGggctaaattgaaaaaatagagGACATGGGACGCGGCATGTATACACACATTAGTTTCGAACTGTCAACTAAcacaaaaatgaatttaatctATCTATCTAATATCTAAAAAGTGAAAAGTAGTGATCATATAAGATTTgttccttatttttataatcataatagaaacttatataataagtttagaagtttgtgatttttttagaaaatcattAGATTTGTGGTTATTAACACTCTGTTGGATTGGAGCCATGTAAAAATCATgtcaaagacaaaaaaaatgtttttcaaattgGACACTTTACGGATGTGTGTCATAAGAGTATCGTATGTGCGTTGGTGTCCGATATGTGTCAGACAAGGGACACGCCATTTATGAGGTGTGTCCGATCTCCATAGTTTGCATGTGCATGGGACCAACAACTGAGTCAAATCTAACCTTTCagacaattatataaaataaataaatccagCACATGAATCATATATTGTTCTTGCCTACTAAAAGTTTAAATGCCACTTGAAAAGAATCATGCTCGACTAGCTGCAAagtatttcataaattaaaaaaatattaagaaccTTAGAAGATACTATAGATGGAAGTATGAACACCAATgacttaatataaaaaagacaAAGGCCTAATGTTCAGTTAAACTCTTTATAGTAAAAGCATGTTCTAACGGTTATTTTTCTGAAGCTTCATTCAGCATTCCTTTATCACTTTTGATTGAATTATCTTCCACTTGATTAACATTTCTTGATAAAGCTTATACTGTTCTTCCCATATGTCCGAACATAATCTATCAATAGGAGATACTTCAACTTTCCCCAAATACATTTGTTCCTAATTTTATCTTTCCTCGTGTCTAACCATATAATCTCTGCTACACATGCTTATCACtgcctaatattaactatcaTAGAGCATTGACCATCTTATACATGTACTGTAACAGACATTTGATGTCACAGGTCTCGCTTTAAACACTTTTAGCCAACAGAGACTGATTTAGACAGGCATAATAACGACTATTGATTCAAATTCAATATGTTACATGGGTTTGTTAACTCAGTCTCCATGACCATCACAGATATAAATAGCATTTCAATGATCACTTATTTGCATGTTCAATGGTAGCAAAATGACTTCTGACTGATTCGTGATGTCACAGAGAGAGAACAAGACAACTTTTAAAAGTACATTTAGATATAGGAAAACTTGTTATGTGAAAAAAGGGTAGTTTGAATGTCTCCAATAAACCCACttttcaaaaggaaaagaaaatcatgTGTAAAAGAACTACATGTGAGATCTCCTGGAAGTAACACTGCAAGACATTTCACATTCTAATGGGATAAATTTAATTACTCTCTTGATCATAGAAAACTTTAAATTGCAATAGTTTTTAAGTTAGAAGCCTATAAAAGAGAAGATGGTGCAATACACACCAACTGCAAATTTGTAGATgccaaacataaaaaataaattagcacCAGAATCAAAGGAAACTATATTTCCTGATAGGATTATAGTTTTACAAAGTCATCAGCATTGGTAAGATAGTGATAAAATGAAACTAACCGGTGGAGTAATCACAGGCAATGTTTGGGTGTGTGAAATCACAAAATTGCCATTAGAAACAGGGCACTTCACTTCGTTACAAAGATCAATGTTTTCTGTATGGACAGGCACCCCAACGTATGAAACTCCAATTACTACCTCTCCACCAAGGATAGATTTACCTGCATGAAGGATAGACAGAAATCTTACTTGTAATTTGTTAAAATGACAAGTGATACTCTGAGATAAGGAGCAAATAAAGTGAgccaaaaatataaatgatagcTTCTGAATCATTTGCCAATTACAGGCCTCTAGACAAATTATTTTGCTTACACATacttaaagtttaaaaacaacGCTGAAATGTATGCAATGTACAtgcagataaaataaaatttgatggaatttttgaaaacaacaaaactaGACAAATAAGAAGAGAGGATAAGGGTATTACCTGAAGTAGCATAGATCTTAAAGGTAGCCGGATGGCCACTCTTCACAGGGTCTGGTGATATATCAACTCCAGTCACCTTCACAGGATAGTTTGCCTTCTTATCTGCAAGGATTGTtgaatggaaaaataaatatacacaaGAAGATAACCATAATCTAAATAATCTGAACAAACCATAAACACAACAGATAAGCTACCAGAACTACATGACATCACACagtgatacaaaaattaatataaagagAAATATTAGCAATACGTGCTCTTGCTCAGACTAAAGCACGCCTtaatatatactaaaatttattaaaaatgacagTTTCATAGGTCTCACCTAGCATCCAAAATATACGGTTGCTTAAATGAACTCTTTAGCTTAATTTTATGGATCTTGAAATATCATACAGATTTAAACACTATTCAATGAAACTCATCTCAATATTAAAGTTGCTATATAGTCTTTGTTTAATCTAGTTTTGCGGATCCTACGATTGATTccttttaatgattttttttttgggatcAAAGTTCTATTTCTTGAGTTTCATCATTCAAATTGTTTAGGTTTCATTGCACGTTCTGTCTTGTTGATCGATAATTTATCTCCtcgatagttttttttttctcaaaaatattttaagcaaCATTTCTATAGAATCAATTGTGCTAGTATAGTCAACGCCAGCTCATATGCTTGGATGCTACAAAAATTTAAGAAACAGTTTTTATCACTGATCAACCTCTTAAAAACGCACACGGGAGGAGATAGTGGTAAGGAGCCAACCACTTtcatgattttgttgttttcaataaatttcaaccTAATAATAGCATGTTCCTGCAGTTTTTCTTCGTCCAAAATAACAGGTTCCGATTTCAAACAGAAACCAAATCAAGACCCAAAAAAGAGGTTTATATTTTCGCATAAACTTTGAAATTTGCAGGACCAATTGGACTGTGGGAAAGGGAACAGAAAAACCCCATTATACAGATGAAAAGTTAATATCAACAAACAGAAGTAGTCAAACATTAAAACACAGAGAAGTAAAACTGAATTTCTAATCCTATCTTTAACTGAACGGATCAAACCAAAATGATAAGAATAAAAGGTCAACACAGAAAGAGAGAGTGACGAAGTACCGCAGTAAGAGATTTTAGTTGCAGCTTGTGCTTGAAAAGGTGAAAGGAAGAGAATGGATAAGGAAAAGATAAGGTAGAGTTTGGGAAGAGAGTGAAACTCCATGGCTCAGTGCAAATCAGTGAACAAGGAACAAAGCTTGGATGAAGGAGAGGTGAGAAATACCGATAAACACAAGGTTTTGCTTagatattaaacaaaattagtgGCTCCCGCAATATGAACCAAGGAATACAGCAGATTCAACGTTCAATATGACTGTGAAAGCACGTGAGCGCGTGTGggtatttttcctttttcaattaccaaaatgaaaataacatttagcacagtagtttttattttttttaaaaatagtgcAAAAAGTTATaccaaaatagtataaaaacaataatgatATCAGCATGATGTAAATTTCGTTATGTTAAATCGTAgaagttataaattttatttttcattattgaaTCGTAAGAGTTATAAATTACAATAAACATATGACAAGCACCGCGTGGAGTGCATGGATGTAGTCTTCTAATAAAATACAGAGGTCATGGATTCATTTAGTTAACTAGATCCTAAGAGGCTACATCTAAGTTGTTTATTAACCTTCTTTGTATTAACAAAAAGGCATTTAAAGAAGTTTACTTAAATCTATAAACGTGATATTAAAGTTAATCTGCAACGTTCAAGCTTAATTTTAACTTTCGTAAACTAAAAAACATGATTttcctttaattaattaaattatttgttcaACTCCAACGTTTAACCTCGATGGTTCTATATATCATCTTCTAGtatatcattaataaaaaaaaaaaaaaaaaactgattaaaCTGTTAGGAATCCATTAATTAATGAACATATTCAATTCAAGCACAATCTAGGAAATGAACAAAAAGTTACTTATTTATCAGCATCTCCCTGCAAATGATGTTGGAACTCCAATAAACCTGTTGGTCAAGACCTATGGTACAACAACCCACCATATTTCGACCACTTCAACTGCTCATCCAACTTCATACTTTAGAAaccaaaaaacatacaattgaAAAACTCTTCCTAATCATGACAAAACCTTTCAGACAGAGATACTTCGTTCTGTGTGAGAATAGTAAGGTTATCCCCATTCCACGCCAAGTTTCTTAAATGCACTCTTTAGCAAGCAATCACATTCAAGAAATggtaataaaattgaataaccGAAACagaaatacttaaaataaacaataagcGAAGTATTTAGGACGCAAAACGAAAATTATCCTTTCCACATTACTGTTTCACTTTCTCACAATCAACTACTAAAATGCTACTCATTTTTTAGTCCATAGTCCACGCTACAGTTACGGAACATCAAAACAGTATCATCATCATCAGTTTCATAAATTCAGATTCTACATTCCTTCCGCAGAAGTTATTACTGTTGGGCGCACTGTACCCTCTGTGCACCACCAGGCATATCATCATCCTCCTCATATGCTTCCTGAGCAGCTTGTTGCTGCCTCCTCCTAGACTCCTCATCCATATTGACATCATGAAGTGTGGTCTCCTCACATTCGTCCAGCTCCATGTCTGTTAACTGAGAAGGCTGCTTTGGGGGCAGAACGGCTTCCAAAGCCTTAACCTGATCAGGATTTAGAAAATCTGGGAATTCCACAGTGAAGTGAAGATAAAGCTTCCCCTTCATGAATGGCCTCTGGTACATGGGCATCCCCTCGTCATTAATAGCCTTGTATGAATCTGCATGTGTAGACCTTACAAAAGTTAATGATCACAGATAAATAGAAACCTAAAAGGATTACATGTGAATCATTTATGTACCAGGTTTCACAACTTCCCCAGGATTTGATTTGATAAGAAGCTGACGGCCATCCAAGTGGGTCAGGACAAATTGGAAACCACACAAAGCCTCAGTGAGAGACAAGGTGTGCTCAACAAAAAGATCTTCAGCCTTTCTTCTGAATTTAGGATGCTCCTTCTGCTGAAGCACAAAGACAATATCCCCAGTAATTGTGTCCGGCTGCACACACAAACAATCATTAAACGTCAGATAAACTATGTAATCAATAATCATAAACTAAATGCCAATAAGTATCACAGCATACCGCTTCATCAGCTTCACCAGGGAATGTAATCTTCTGCCCATTCTGCATCCCCTTTTCCACAATTACTTCAAGAACTTTCTTCTCCTGCACAACCTTCTCTCCCTTGCATTGTGGGCAGCGATCTCTATCATTGATAGTTTCTCCAGTACCCTTACATTCATTGCAAGCATGCTGCATTTGTTGAATCATGGATGGACCAAGGTGTCTTATAGAAACCTTCATACCAGTTCCTTGACAACCAGCACACTTCATTGAAGCCCCGGATTTAGAACCCTTGCTGTAAACAATTCACAAACAACTAATACAATAAACCCCATGGATAGAACACACAACATAATGCAAACAATAAAATCCAACGGGATAAATATGATTCCGCTTATATAGTCCAGTAAATATAAAAACGTTGTTTTGTTATGCATGGCACATGTCCACaaatgagaaaacaaaaggaGTCATTATATAGGTGATCATTGTCCTACACAGAGGGACTAAAAAGTAGCAAACACTAATCGCATCCTTCCCTCAAAACCAAATAAGGCATTATTCACTTGAACTTAATTGGAGTCAAGAACTAAATCGTTCAATGCACCTACAAAGAATAAAAACCACTCCATgtctaaattaaatcaaaaaacaaaaactgtccctaaaaattaatttgttcataaaagaaaacattcaacCTCCCAACAATATAAAGTAGATCATGTCCAAACCAACTAATAACATAGTTCTAAATCCAATACAAACGACTTTTCCAAAAAAGAAAGCTACTATAATCAATACCAAACAAATTCTGAAACACCCACCCACTGCACTTGGAGCATATGACATTTCTAGAGAGGGACAGCTTCTTTGAAGTCCCTAGGTAAAGGTCCTCTAGAGAGACCTTGAGAGGGTGAACCACATCTTCTCCGCGCCTCTGTCTCCTACCTCGACTACTACCACCTGTTCACATAGCCTTAACCCCATTAGCACACAGTCAAACTTATCATAAGATtatgaatcaattaaaattaacaaacatcCATTAAATGAATAGCCATACCTGATCCAAAAGGACTCCCACCGCCaaagaaagatgaaaatatatcaaatggatCATGGCCACCGCCACCACCCATTCCTTCCTTAAGCGCATCTTCACCATACTGATCATATATCTCACGCTTCTCAGGATCACTCAGAACCTCATAAGCTTGAGCCAACTCTTTAAACTACACcatacaacaaaaaaaacataagcaTAGCCTCACTTGCATAAAAGCTACAGAGGACAGGGACAGAAAGCAATTAATCCCTAATTCAACCAACAACCCCTAATTAACCTCACAATTGAAACCTAAATCAAGGAATTAAACCCTGATCAGAGTAGAAATGGAATAATTGAGAACTGATAAGGTACCTTCTCGGGATCACCGCCCTTGTCGGGGTGATTCTTGATGGCAGCTTTCTTGTAAGCCTTCTTCAAATCATCCTGTGAAGCGTTTTTGGAGACGCCGAGGATTTCGTAGTAGCGTGTGTTATCGCTCTTCTTTGGTGCCCTCCCAAACATCGTGCTCTAATGGATCGAAATGGAAACCCTAGTTTGAGGATGCGAAGAACAGCGAGAAGGGAAAGTTAGATCGGAACAAACTAGAGAAGAAGAAACACCCTAGATATGAAAACTCTAGagttgaatatttatatttatattaaaattcttctttatttttgtctctATTTTTTGTGGTGGAGATTCAGTGAAGAGTGATAAATGGACGGCTGCGATAGGGGTGTTTGTGGCATGGGTCCCAGAGTAGAAGAGTCTAGAattttttgtttgcttgtttAGGTGAAGTTGAAGATTTGAACCATTGGATATGAATGTgtgtttgatttggaattttgttctAGATCCTTCCCCGTAAGCTCTAGGAAATGCAGGAGggttctatttctttttctgatgttatattctttaaaaatatttttttttattttttatttaattcagtcAAACTTGTAATACCATAACTTTTTAAGCAAAGGAGGgtcagatatatatatatatatatatatatatatatatattcttacatttactttataattttattttttaaataatttattttaaaaatttaaattaattattttattaacataatatttaaatttttaaaatttaactatttcttttaatttgatcattttttaaatttataatataaatattaacatttaattttataattataagaatatataataaaaagttgttactttttatcattataataaaaagtaaacatttgcataaaaaagttaagtgaaTGTGAATTTgctaaagtattttttaattgtgttgtaAACCAAATGTTGATAGAAGtgttttttctttgtgatttgtAGTTTTGTAATAATGTTTAACTTATTTTACTAGGATGTTAATTTActgtttcaaaataatttattcatgttaagttattttattttcaaaagaaaatagaaatatgaAAGTTAATTACATTTCAGAAATTTTTTTCAGttacaaatttttaatgatttgatgtaatgttatatttgtttttgttttaattatttatttttaatagaatgcctttttattaaaaaaatgttaactattTTAAACTATCAAGagatttttatacaaatattatttgaatcTTAATGTGTATACAAAATTGactgtaaaatatttaaaaattaaattaatttataattattaaaacttataaCTACGTAATCTTAATATTTGAGTAAATATTAAGATAAGTTTGAGATGTTTATGcatataaattattgaaaattttatttctgaGTACCATATGTagaagtttatatatatatatatatatatatatatatatatatatatatatatatatatatatatatatatatatatatatatataacaattatttatataaaaacaattaaaatttgtgaaaaagaaactaaaaatattaaaagggaTAAgcgaattttttatttaagaattttttaacaattttacaaAGTTTTATGTGATAAATTTGAAGGAGACAAAGTTTAATTCCAAAAGGAGATAAtatgtatttgatttaatttttttaatttgtcatcaataacatatattaataacatGTAACgtaaagatgataaaaaatatatagatttgtaaaaaaaaatgttgattcaTTCGATAAATCCAAACtacatttaattattgattaatttgattaaGATTTCATTAAAACGTTATGATGGAATACAaggtaattattattttgactcAACCTCTTATatctaatataaatattatcttaacACGTATATTTTTCGTTAAAtctaagtattatttttaatagagTCATTTCtaccaaaatatttattttttaaaacacagtTGCTCTTgaatataaattgattattcTTTAAATCCAATCActtatgattaaattattttgttaaacaaATTATGTGATTTAGATCACGGGTTGCTAACTAAAACTGAGATAATATTctaatacatatattaaataatataaagatcttatttaacacaaaaatattcttattcacaaaaaaaaatgacccAAGATtgcttaaaatattaagaatattaagTTTATATGATGACACTTCATGTTCCTTTTGAAAGAATGAATACGCAAACAATTTCtacatataaaataagtattaaaatatctaaacaaatattataaatattttacttgttaGATAAAGTTATATAAACACAAATTACTTTATACTTATCGAATGGACCAAATATTTTAACCTTTCATAAATACATTTTAcgttttagtttaaatatttacagaaatcaaaatagaaatctaaacaaaaatacatttaaaaaatgttaatatttgattcaattgttgATCATGGTTTAATTTACCCTTTTACAATCTGAAGCtgttttattaattagtttttatcaaATGTTTAACATATTAGTTTTGGAAATTTTTAcgactttttcttttaagaaactTTAAGCCACTTTCAAGCtaact comes from the Vigna radiata var. radiata cultivar VC1973A chromosome 2, Vradiata_ver6, whole genome shotgun sequence genome and includes:
- the LOC106756321 gene encoding dnaJ protein homolog — its product is MFGRAPKKSDNTRYYEILGVSKNASQDDLKKAYKKAAIKNHPDKGGDPEKFKELAQAYEVLSDPEKREIYDQYGEDALKEGMGGGGGHDPFDIFSSFFGGGSPFGSGGSSRGRRQRRGEDVVHPLKVSLEDLYLGTSKKLSLSRNVICSKCSGKGSKSGASMKCAGCQGTGMKVSIRHLGPSMIQQMQHACNECKGTGETINDRDRCPQCKGEKVVQEKKVLEVIVEKGMQNGQKITFPGEADEAPDTITGDIVFVLQQKEHPKFRRKAEDLFVEHTLSLTEALCGFQFVLTHLDGRQLLIKSNPGEVVKPDSYKAINDEGMPMYQRPFMKGKLYLHFTVEFPDFLNPDQVKALEAVLPPKQPSQLTDMELDECEETTLHDVNMDEESRRRQQQAAQEAYEEDDDMPGGAQRVQCAQQ
- the LOC106775942 gene encoding putative phosphatidylglycerol/phosphatidylinositol transfer protein DDB_G0282179, whose amino-acid sequence is MEFHSLPKLYLIFSLSILFLSPFQAQAATKISYCDKKANYPVKVTGVDISPDPVKSGHPATFKIYATSGKSILGGEVVIGVSYVGVPVHTENIDLCNEVKCPVSNGNFVISHTQTLPVITPPGPYSLKMTLKNDRDELLTCIKFNFKIVLGSLVSDI